Proteins encoded together in one Pantoea sp. CCBC3-3-1 window:
- a CDS encoding YcaO-like family protein gives MHHHNFAVSAAMRRKYPFMSLISPLAGVVGSVYPLEPQELHVPRFPAVLSSLGNLSMPYPHIIDNLGNDLQTIALAGCGADEQVDMAIVRSVAEAAERYATCVYHPQDVTVTSFRELGAEGVAANTLPCCSEQELADPLCPVKPIDDSQPLRWVEGYSLTADRPRKVPLIMSHLYVRPWESELFWLPISTGVAAHTDLTMATVTAINEIIERDAIALTWLLQMPLPRIRFDQPVPDRLQDKFSRLATSGLEQLFFDATTDVGVPTIYGLQLRPGHPTSAQFVNCSTSFDPWDSCGKIIRESAMGRSVLEHQISVPQDMRDFIALEHGAVFMGRAEQRPAFDFLTNSREEVAISQLQADLAHQPAAQLKQLVARFRQLGMDVVIVDMTTDDLREAGLHVVRAVIPELLPMTPSYRARYLGHPRLLQQRQQLSEQTGHKVTINPWPQPFA, from the coding sequence ATGCATCATCATAATTTTGCCGTTTCCGCCGCGATGCGCCGAAAATATCCTTTTATGTCGCTGATTTCGCCGCTGGCCGGGGTCGTGGGCAGCGTTTATCCGCTGGAACCGCAGGAGCTGCACGTGCCACGCTTCCCGGCGGTGCTGTCCAGCCTGGGCAACCTGTCAATGCCGTATCCGCATATTATCGACAACCTGGGGAATGATCTGCAAACCATCGCGCTGGCTGGCTGCGGCGCCGACGAACAGGTTGATATGGCGATTGTCCGCTCCGTTGCCGAGGCGGCAGAGCGTTATGCGACCTGCGTTTATCATCCGCAAGATGTTACCGTCACCAGCTTTCGTGAGCTGGGCGCTGAGGGCGTGGCTGCCAATACGCTGCCTTGCTGCAGCGAGCAGGAGCTGGCAGATCCGCTTTGTCCGGTGAAGCCAATCGATGACAGCCAGCCTTTGCGCTGGGTTGAAGGCTACTCGCTGACGGCAGACCGCCCGCGCAAAGTGCCGCTAATTATGTCGCATCTTTACGTCCGGCCCTGGGAAAGCGAGCTGTTTTGGCTGCCCATTTCCACCGGCGTCGCGGCTCATACCGATCTGACTATGGCGACCGTTACCGCGATCAACGAAATCATTGAGCGCGACGCGATCGCCCTGACCTGGCTGCTGCAAATGCCGCTGCCGCGTATTCGCTTCGATCAGCCCGTCCCGGATCGCCTGCAGGATAAATTTTCCCGTCTGGCGACCAGCGGACTGGAACAGCTCTTTTTCGACGCGACCACCGATGTCGGCGTGCCGACTATCTATGGGCTACAGCTGCGGCCCGGCCACCCGACCTCCGCCCAGTTTGTCAACTGTTCAACCAGTTTCGATCCCTGGGATAGCTGCGGCAAGATTATTCGTGAAAGCGCGATGGGCCGTTCGGTGCTGGAACACCAGATATCGGTGCCGCAGGATATGCGTGATTTTATCGCTCTGGAACACGGCGCCGTTTTTATGGGCCGGGCGGAACAACGTCCCGCCTTTGATTTCCTGACCAATAGCCGCGAGGAAGTGGCGATTAGCCAGCTTCAGGCGGACTTAGCCCATCAGCCGGCCGCACAGTTGAAGCAGCTGGTCGCCCGTTTTCGCCAGCTTGGCATGGATGTGGTGATCGTAGATATGACCACGGATGACCTGCGTGAGGCGGGGTTGCATGTAGTGCGTGCGGTAATCCCGGAGTTATTGCCTATGACGCCAAGCTATCGCGCCCGTTATCTCGGCCATCCTCGTTTGCTGCAACAGCGGCAACAGCTGAGCGAGCAAACAGGCCACAAGGTCACGATCAATCCGTGGCCGCAGCCTTTTGCCTGA